The Nerophis ophidion isolate RoL-2023_Sa linkage group LG29, RoL_Noph_v1.0, whole genome shotgun sequence genome includes the window ataataataataatagagtaTCATCTTTGATGTAATTATAAGTGTCATATTTGATATAATAATAGTGTGTCATATTTGATATCATAAGAATGTCTCACATTTGATATATTattcaatataataataataataaggtatCATATTCATCATGGTGTGTGAGTCACGTGCCGGCAGTGAGGAAGAGGAGGGGTAGAGGTGAAGATCGCTCTAATTGCTCCGCAGCCAATCAGCATCAAGTATTTAGCGTCCAGCCTCCTTTTGGCGCCTTCTTCCCGCTGAGTCTCCGCGCCGCGCGTGTCCTGCCGCGGACTTTGGCCGCAGACTTTGGCGGGGACTTTGGCGGGGAAGATGAGGAGAAAAGATGTCCTGAACATCCAGCTGTAGTCCAACTCCATGACGTCCTGCAGCAAGAAGAAGATGAAAGTCTGTCCTTCTGGGCCGGAGGAGCGCAGGAGACTGCCGCTGGAGACACTTCATTCTGGGCCGGAGGAGCGCAGGAGACTGCCGCTGGAGACACTTCATTCTGGGCCGGAGGAGCGCAGGAGACTGCCGCTGGAGACACTTCATTCTGGGCCGGAGGAGCGCAGGAGACTGCCGCTGGAGAGACTTCCTCCACCCGCCAACTCCAACAAGCCGCTCACACCTTTCAGCATCGAAGACATTCTTAACAAACCCAACTGCAAGAAGAaatcttcttcttcgtcttcttcttcttcttcttcttcctcctcctcgtcttcttcttcctcttcctcttcggGCGGTCCGCCGACCTTGTTGCAAAAGTTGTCCGCTTCGCATGCGGCCCGCGGCGGCCTCAGCTCGCCCTCATCGCCGCTGTGCGCTCTGGAAGAACTTGCTAGTAAAACTTTCAAAGGACTTGAAGTCAACGTCATTCAAGCCGCTCAAGGTACTATTTAATACTTTTTtatataccaatatatatatgttacattatattatattctcCACGGAAACGTACATATTCTaaatgcacacgcacgcacagagacacaaacacacacacacacacacacacatatatatatatatatatatatatatatgagtcaaCGTCATTCAGTCATTCAAGCCGCTATTCTATATATattctccatatatatatatatatatatatatatatatatatatatatatatatatatatatatatatatatatgagtcaaCGTCATTCAGTCATTCAAGccgctattatatatatattctccatatatatatatatatatatatatatatatatatatatatatatggagaatatgaatagaatatatctttagttGTTTATTAGCGGCTTGAATGACTGAATGATGttgactcatatatatatatatatatatatatatatatatatacacacacacacacacacacacatatatacgttaggtcaggaaaaaacgcaGAGGCTATGtcgtccctacaagcctgttttgcaggtttccctatatatatccatccatccatccattttctaccgcttattccctttagggtcgcggggggcgctggtgtctatctcgactacaatcgagcggaaggcggggtacactccggacaagtcgcctcctcattgcaatcttatatgtatactgtatatatatatatatatatatatatatatatatatatatatatatatatatatatatatatactgtatatattatatataatatgtcattatatatatatatatatatatatatatatatacttattcaGCATATATCTTAAAATATATACTCTTCATACACACCATTATTCTTTCTATATAGAACTACATAAACCAGTATTATCCATACAAAATACCTACAAATATGGTAATGTTCTTTATGTAGAATAATAAACTAATACTCTtgatgaaaatatattttaaactaATACTGTTTATGTAAGTATTCTATTGTAGGTATACTGtactaataatattatttattagtattgtttataaGTAGTATcctaaaatatataattatatccTACACTACAGTGGAGTAATATTCTTTATGCTAATACTGTAAtttgtttgatgtaaataaatgCTCAATTATTGTATTTTTCATGTAAATTTGCTAAAGAATATATGGAGTTACAACAAgtgtaatgtaaatataaactacaTTATTGTATTCTTCATGTAAATATACTACAGAACATATGGAGTTACTACAAGTGTAGATAGTGTTATGTATTAAATACTACATTATTGTATTCTTCTTGTTAATATACTACAGAATATATGGAGCTACCACAAGTGTAGATAGTTATGTAAATAAATACTACATTATTGTATTCGTCATGTAAATATACTACAGAACATATGGAGTTACTCCAAGTGTTGTGTAAATAAATACTACATTATTGTATTTGTCATGTAAATATACTACAGAACATATGGGGTTACTACAAGtgttgtgtaaatgtatatagtTGTATTCTTGCTATAGATATACTATATtagtgtatataaatatttattttcaaacgTCCGACACGTCTTTTCTTTCCCTAATATTTTATTTGCACCTGTGACACGTTGGTGAACATCCTGCATGTCCAtgagaaagtgaaagtgaaagtgggtGTGACGTCACCAGGTGGCGAGCAGCTGACGTGTTTGGGCCAAAGACAGAACTCCAAGAAGAGGAGAAAGTCCCGGACGGCCTTCACCAACCATCAGATCTACGAGCTGGAGAAGCGCTTCCTGTACCAGAAGTACCTGTCCCCCGCGGACCGGGACAACATTGCGCAACAGCTGGGCCTCTCCAACGCCCAGGTCATCACGTGGTTCCAGAACCGGCGCGCCAAGCTCAAGCGGGACTTGGAGGAGATGAAGGCGGACGTGGAGTCTCTGAAGAAGATCACACCTCAGACTCTGCACAAGCTGGTGGCCATGGACCAGGTGGGGGAGCACCAGGTGGGGGAGCACCAGGTGGGGGAGCACCAGGTGGGGGAGCACCAGGTGGGGGAGCACCAGGTGGGGGAGCACCAGGTGGGAGAGCACCAGGTGGGGGAGCACCAGGTGGGGGAGCACCAGGTGGGGGAGGAGCGGGCGGGACCGTGCGAGGCACACCTGCAGTCGCCGTCTTCCTCCAGAGGTCGAACTACTGACGAGTTCTCGGAGGACGACGAGGAGATCGAAGTGGATGATTGACACTCCGAGACTTCAACTTTTGCACGGACTTTGTGAGTCAAAGAAGGAACCAAGTTGGGAGACTTTTTATACCTTGCATTTAATTTATCTTCAACAAGACTTTTCATTCCTCAAACTTCTTTTTATCATGCGCCAAAATTCACTATCACCAATTTATGTGAATATAATCTCTAaaactgtttattattattatgtgtacTCTGCTGGAAAACATTACAGGTGATTTAATTATTGTCActgtattattataattacaGATGATATGATTATCATTGTTACAGTATTCTTATAATTggaataattattattgttacagtatatatatatatataataataattacagaTTAATATAATTAGTattgttacagttgtattataatatgaataattacatatataatatttattgttACAGTATTATTGTAACAGTTGTATTATAATATGAATAattacatatataattattattgtaaaagtttcattataatttgAATAATTACAGGtgtaattattattgttacaGTATTACACTTATAATATGAATACTTACAGATGATATCATTAGAATGATGAAACAATGCAGCTTTTGACACGTCTTCTTTCTGTGTAtttaacaatatatatgtatgtatatatatatgtgtgtgtatatatatatacatatatatgtatacacacacacacacgcacagtatatttatataaatatatataaatcatttgaATGTATTTAATCAGCATCCATGTAAATAAAGCTTTACAATATTTCAATGATTGAAGTCCTTTctgaaataatattaatattacaaaaaatgatGATAATATGAGGAGGATAAACAAGAGTTTGATGTTATTTTTGATTATTTCACTGTAAATAATTGAAACTTTAAGCATCAAGAAGTGAAATAATAATTCATCGTCAATCATTTCTTGTCATTGACTGCAAACAATCTTTGTTAGATCTTTCCTTCCTTGCCTCCTTGCCTCCTTGCCTCCTTGCCTCCTTGCCTCCTTGCCTCCTTGCCTCCTTGCCTCTTCGCACGGACCGCTTGATTGATGGTCCGAGTCTGCCTTCGGGACGCATTACCGGCCTTACAGTGCATTATCGGCCTTGCAGCGCATTATCGGCCTCGCAGCGCATTATCGGCCGCCgtgtataaaataatttatgACGTTTAAATTCATTAAGTGTGAAAATATGCGCTTCTATTCTAAAATATTTCATTTGAACTTAAATTTagcttgaactttttttttaatgctttggaGATGAATCCTTGATCCTCTTAAAGtataaattaattattgtttGAAAATATACACTACTGCAGTATTATTGAAATATACTGCATTTAATATTTCATATTCTTGTTTGCATGAGTATTATGTAGAACATTTACAAGTTGAACACCTCCTTTATTATGAATATTCGTGTCTTGTTAGTAATATTTCTATTTTCAACTAAAAGTGAAATCATTTGAAACAGTCTTTTTAATAAAAGAATAGTATTGATTTAAGTCACCATTATTATTACCATCTTCTACACGTCATTACTAAATAGTTGCAAAATCAACAATAAAAGGGATACTTTGAAAAAAATACGATATAAAGTGAAAGCCAAAGTGATAATGTTGAATAAGAATTTAAAGATACAAAAAGTAACACCATGAAGGTCATGTGACGTATGCATTGAGTtcgcagtgacgtcacacgtgtgtgCGGGGGAGGGGGTCGACTATAATTCTATGAATAATAGAAATATACGAGTGACATTATTATTACTTGTTTTCTTTTACTCCCAAAGAAACAGTAGTTGTCCTAATATTAGTACTTTTATTCCAATGTGATCCCAGCTcaaatttgtttttaatgttttaaaaagaTTATTTTTTGCAATCTGCTTATTGTTAAAATTTTTTCAACACGTGCTGAGCTTTTGCAGCACTCGCCTGCCACCCAGCGGCCACATGGAGTCACTGCACACAAGATTGATTTCCTCCTGTCAAAGTCAAGAACCGTTTGGAAAATAATTCAATCGATTTTTGAAAGTTCATGTTGTGTAATAGCTAACAACGATAAAAGATTAAATGATTGATAAAGTGGAATATGAAgatgtttacaataaaaaaatgaccaATATTTATATCGTCAAATGAGCCAAAATGATCATAAATATTTGATGTTACTTTtattatgaaaaataaacaaacaggaagtgagccCTTTAATTGTTGATGTCCATTTGCATTCTCCTTCATAAGTAAGATGCTGGAAATATTGTGGACAAAAAGTGATCATTCTTACATTTTTCTTTTATTCgtccaaaaatacaaaagagCCAAAATAAGTTGCTGTACACAAAAACTATTAAAATAGAATTATGTCTAATAGAAAATATGTGAAGGTCAATTTTATCTGCTGCGCTTCTCCTTGATGGTGTAGTGAAGCACTAAGGGCTGCgcctgcaacacaacaacacaacttttacCTCTGTATACCATTTACACACAACATTACCCTGTGTATACCATTTTACACACAACTTTACCCTGTGTATACCATTTTATACACAACATTACCCCGTGTATACCATTTACACACAACATTACCCTGTGTATACCATTTTACACACAACATTACCCTGTGTATACCATTTTACATACAACATTACCCTGTGTATACCATTTTACACACAACTTTACCCTGTGTATACCATTTTACACACAACATTACCCTGTGTATACCATTTTACACACAACTTTACCCTGTGTATACCATTTTACACACAACATTACCCTGTGTATACCATTTTACACACAACTTTACCCTGTGTATACCATTTTACACACAACTTTACCCTGTGTTTACCATTTTACACACAGCATTACCCTGTGTATACCATTTTACACACAACTTTACCCTGTGTATACCATTTTACACACATTACCCTGTGTATACCATTTTACACACAACATTACCCTGTGTATACCATTTCCCGCAAAACATTACCAGTAAATATTTTTAACTCAAGATTACTAGTATACATTTTCAACAAATTACTAATATATACATTTCTAACACATTACTAGTATGTATTTTAACACAACATTAGCAGTTTTTCATTTTTAACTCAACAttactaatatatatttttaacacattacttATAAATTTTAAACTCAACATTACAAGTATACATTTTAACACACCATTACTCGTATACATTTTTAACAACAttactaatatacattttaacacaccattactaatatacattttaaCACACCATTACTCGTATACATTTTTAACACAACATTACTAGTATATATGTTTAACTCAATAttactaatatacattttaacacattactactatacatttttaacacattattaataaatacattttaactcaACATTACTAGTGCACGTTTATCACAAGATGActaacatatacattttttactcaacatcttttatttattgaaataatcattaaagctaacaaaatgacaaaaagaaaatacaatCAAATAATTTGTCATTAAAAACATAATCCTGTATTCATTAttacatgattattattattaagaggTCTTACCTTTCCAAACCAGTGTGACAACCATAATCTTTTCATGGTCATGTGATCAGGCAAAGACTCATTGTTGAACAACATctgcacctacacacacacacacacacaaagtaaatacatacatgtatacatagtaATAATGCTAATATTACAGGTAAGTTACCTGATGTTTTTCCACGTTGAGTCGATGACAAAGTACTTTACGTAAATGTCGCACCTCCGCTCGCACCGAACAACGAACAAACTTCTGCTGCACACACAACGTTCACAACAAATACACAAACATTCACAAGAAATACACAGTCATTAAAAAACAAGTGACATATGAACTGGATACATTATtgttataaataataatacttgTCAGAGTCATTAGAAAACAGTGTTCTATGAATCTGATCCaagattattgttattaataatgtCGATAAGCCAGAACAATGCTACTCTCTGCTGGTGAAAAGATAGATTGTCTATGATGCAAAAACACTGTTTTTGTTGTCCATGTACAATGACTATGTGGTACTACGACAGATGTAGTATTTGACCAGTGTGTTGGTACTAACCTGAAGAACTACTTTGCTTTTATCTTTCCCAGCCAGCGATGAACTGCACACAAAAAcacataattattattaataataagaagaagaataatAAGACATCATTAATAATACTTACAATTATAATCTGAATATAGTGTGTGGTGATTAAAAACATATTTCATAATTATCATCGAAATATTACTGATGCAGGTGTATCAATAACAGCTAGTAATAATATTGTGTGTAACTTTAAAAACGGCAAATACGTAGTAACAAAAATAACTGTGTAATAATCCTTTTGGATAATTATCATATTACTAATATATATGATCTGTTCATTATTTTTTACTTGCTGTGTAACAACAACTACAAATAAAAATAGTGTGTGTAATAACAAGAATCATTAATATTGTTTGAGAATAATATGATtatttaataatagtaataataatgtgtttattactGCTATTTTATTactagtgtgtgtaaaaatgaaaACAGCAAAtcatttgtaataataataataataataattatgagtATGTTTGTGTACAATAAGAATGATCATGAATAATAGTCACCATTAAATTATTAACGTACCACTTGCTGTTTTTATTAGCAGTGTGTGTCAGAGTAAAAACGGCAGATATGATGTAATATTATTAATAGTATATGTGTAATGAGAATGATCGTAAATAATCTTTGAGCATAATTACCATCATCAGATTATTAATAATGCTAGTGTTGattaaaatgtgtgtaaaaatgaaAAAGGCATATCtttgtaataataattaatacaaaTGATAGTTTAAGTGTGATACTaagaataatcataataatgttcCAGAAGAATATTTGTCatcatattaataatattaatgtgTTAGTACCTGTTTGTTTTAATaatgtgtgtaaaaataaaaagggCCAACAAtgtgtaataataaaaatactagTGTTTGTCTGTAATAAAAAGAATGATGACAAATGAAAAGTCACCTTAGTCTTTGTAAACACAGCGAGACCTGCTCATCATATCtgtaaaaatgtgccttggcgtGATCGAAGCTGGTGTATGGTAAAGAGGAGGAGTCTGACACGCAGTCTGGGGGGAAGAAGAAACACAACAATGTCTAAATAGCAACCATCCATCTCTCATGTCTACACGTTCACAACATGATAGAATGACCTTCACTTCTATCGATGCCATCTTGTTATTAAGGAAACAATATTTGTCTTTTATCGCGAGGGAAGTAACCGTATTGTAAGTACTGCAGTATTTCACTTTCAAAGTCTCCTCGTGTGACAATGTCATAGGAAAACTTGCCGAGTGTAGTTTTGATCTGGCGCTTTAGTGTTGGCCCGGCCTGTAAAGAAACTTTGTCTCTTCTAATCCTCTGCGCAGCCGGAAGTGAAgtgtgtgtacaatctataaactAGTGTGTATAATCTAAAAAATAATGTGTACAATctgtaaaatagtgtgtacaaaTAAGAGTGTGTAAAAtactgtgtacaaagtataaaatggtGTATACAAACTAGTATAACATAGTTTCTACATATATAAAATAGTGTGTGCAAAGAATAAGAAtgtgtaaaatagtgtgtacaaagtataaaatggtGTATGCAAACTACTATAATATAGTGTGTACAtatgtaaaatagtgtgtacaaagtataaaatggtGTATGCAAACTAGTATAATAtagtgtgtacatatataaaaaagagtgtgtacaaagtataaattgGTGTATACAAACTAGAATGAtatagtgtatacatatataaaatagtgTGTGCAAAGTATAAAATGGTGTATACAAACTAGTAcagtatagtgtgtatatataaaatagtGTGTGCAAAGAATAAGAGTGTTtaaaatagtgtgtacaaagtataaaatggtGTATACAAACTAGTATGATCtagtgtgtacatatataaaatagtgtgtgcaaagtataaaaagtgtgtacaatataaaaaaaatagtgtgtgCAAAGTGTAGAGTGTACAATAGAAAAAataatgtgtactattagtgtgaataatatataaaataataatgtataaaatagtgtgtactattaatgtGTACAAAGTATAGTGTGTACAATATGAAAAATAATGTGTACTATTAGTATGCATAAtacataaaatagtgtgtactattagtgtgtataaAGTATAGTGTGtagcatataaaaaaataatgtgtacTATTAGTATGCATATTATATaaaagtgtgtactattagtgtgtacaaagtatagtgtgtacaatataaaaataatgtgtACTGTTAGTATGCATAATATATAAAATAGTgtttactattagtgtgtacaaagtataaaatagtgtgtactaatactgtgtgtgtgatctactaagactgtgtgtacaattgaaaagtggtgcagaccgctttATTTAAATGAGTATTTGGTGTGTACGATACGaggcatcaccatggagacactcatttactgcacattcattttACTATGGTCCGACCTGTGATCTTTtgttatgttttcaaacatgcaggagacatctaccactttttatgggcattttagccAAAGGTGTGCTCATTTGAGAGAGGCTGCACTTACTCTGGCTCCAAATGCATACTTGAAGATTTGTTCAGAGAATAAATATTTtgataatatatactgtatgtgaaaaaacaaaaaggtcacaaacaaatattaaatgacACCACAATGTATCAATTAAATTTGTAAATAAGTCctctagcagctataaaattataaaatgacgTTGCTGAAGAGACAAGATGTCTATTTTAATTTCTGAATGCTGCCACACTCCCGTAGGACGGAGGATTGTATGTCTGTGCAACACCAGCACAGATCCTTCTCACACCTACTAAATAACTCTGGtgggtgttgataaatcacactgcgtgCGCTAAATACTTCTGCTTGCATCTTCTCCTTCCAGTATTGTgtgcgttttgatgatcagcatattatTTGCATATTTATGAGGACAGACAGAAAAATGTATTGAACTCCTTGTTCTGctcacaagtttagtagatcagccttgagtgctatcaggtttgcacgtgttaTAGTACACgcaattataaaatataaaaagtataCTTAGTAAATCAAACCTTAAGTGTCATTTTGGACATGTCCGATCAGACGTCCCAAATACATTGGAAATGTGTCCAACTCACCATCACCTGCAGGCTGAAGAACTCGCTCCAAACCCCGAGACTGATAGAACTCTTTGATTCGCTTGTCCTCACCTGTGTAACACATACATGGTACTATTACAGTACACGTTATACATGTTCCGCACGTACAAGAAGCAACAAATactatgtttatacatacatagtacTGTATGAAATGTTCATCACATACAAGAAGCAACAAATactatgtttatacatacatagtacTATAAGAAGTGTTCAGCAGGTACAAGAACGTTCCTTCACCTACTTTCTTGGAGGCCCGGCACCAGCTTGTAGACGATGTCCTGCATGACGCGGTCCAGCTTAAGGTTGAGCAGGGGCTGCGTCTCGTGGATCTTGATGTTGCACATGGGACAGTACTTGCTGGTCTGCAGGTACTTGACGATGCAGCTCTTACAGACTGGAGAGCAGACAGGTTGTCAAGAAGGTGCTGACAACATGGCATCTGAGGACACTCACATGTGTGCAGACACTCTGTGATGGTGGTGGCGTCGATGAAGTAGCCGGCACAAAGGTAACACACGATGTGCTCGTTCAGGTCTTTGATCTTCAACTTCACCTCCTCCTGCAAACACCGGCATTGGCACGCTTTAGCAGGAGACCACAGTCGTAGTGGGTACTAATAAAATACAGCGGTACTAACGCCTTAAAATGCTACTATACTGCCTTTTAAAGTTACCGATACTACGAGGAGGGAAAACATATGATCACCAAACCTAATATTCCTTTGTGGAGATATTTCCGCTCCAAATCAGATGgacaatatgagcccatcaacaagATATAAGTGAAAGTTGTTACCTGacatatgatgtaagtgactAAGCTTTTACCTGACATACAATGTAAGTGACAAAGTTGTTACCCGACATATGATGGAAGTGGCAAAGTTGTTACCCGACATACGATGGAAGTGACAAAGTTGTTACCCGACATACAATGTAAGTGACAAAGTTGTTACCCGACATACGATGTAAGTGACA containing:
- the LOC133546023 gene encoding polycomb group RING finger protein 1 isoform X1; protein product: MAEQGPMAIAMRLRKQLQTVYKLDPLRNEEEVKLKIKDLNEHIVCYLCAGYFIDATTITECLHTFCKSCIVKYLQTSKYCPMCNIKIHETQPLLNLKLDRVMQDIVYKLVPGLQESEDKRIKEFYQSRGLERVLQPAGDDCVSDSSSLPYTSFDHAKAHFYRYDEQVSLCLQRLSSSLAGKDKSKVVLQQKFVRCSVRAEVRHLRKVLCHRLNVEKHQVQMLFNNESLPDHMTMKRLWLSHWFGKAQPLVLHYTIKEKRSR
- the LOC133546073 gene encoding transcription factor LBX2-like, encoding MTSCSKKKMKVCPSGPEERRRLPLETLHSGPEERRRLPLETLHSGPEERRRLPLETLHSGPEERRRLPLERLPPPANSNKPLTPFSIEDILNKPNCKKKSSSSSSSSSSSSSSSSSSSSSSSGGPPTLLQKLSASHAARGGLSSPSSPLCALEELASKTFKGLEVNVIQAAQGGEQLTCLGQRQNSKKRRKSRTAFTNHQIYELEKRFLYQKYLSPADRDNIAQQLGLSNAQVITWFQNRRAKLKRDLEEMKADVESLKKITPQTLHKLVAMDQVGEHQVGEHQVGEHQVGEHQVGEHQVGEHQVGEHQVGEHQVGEHQVGEERAGPCEAHLQSPSSSRGRTTDEFSEDDEEIEVDD
- the LOC133546023 gene encoding polycomb group RING finger protein 1 isoform X2, with the translated sequence MAEQGPMAIAMRLRKQLQTVYKLDPLRNEEEVKLKIKDLNEHIVCYLCAGYFIDATTITECLHTFCKSCIVKYLQTSKYCPMCNIKIHETQPLLNLKLDRVMQDIVYKLVPGLQESEDKRIKEFYQSRGLERVLQPAGDDCVSDSSSLPYTSFDHAKAHFYRYDEQVSLCLQRLSSSLAGKDKSKVVLQKFVRCSVRAEVRHLRKVLCHRLNVEKHQVQMLFNNESLPDHMTMKRLWLSHWFGKAQPLVLHYTIKEKRSR